A window of Candidatus Zixiibacteriota bacterium contains these coding sequences:
- a CDS encoding 50S ribosomal protein L25/general stress protein Ctc, whose product VPVPVHLVGTAEGVRGGGVQEFVMRELEVECLPTDIPNHIEVDVTALKIGDSIHVSDIKVEKFEIVTDPSRTIVIISAPTVVAAPTPAEGVEGEAVAAEAEPAEPEVITEKKREEKEKEKEEKEKK is encoded by the coding sequence CGTGCCGGTGCCGGTGCACCTGGTCGGCACGGCCGAGGGTGTCCGCGGCGGCGGCGTGCAGGAATTCGTGATGCGCGAACTCGAGGTCGAGTGTCTGCCGACCGATATCCCGAATCACATCGAGGTTGATGTGACCGCCCTGAAGATCGGCGACTCGATTCACGTCAGCGACATCAAGGTGGAGAAGTTTGAGATCGTGACCGATCCGTCGCGCACGATCGTGATCATCTCCGCGCCGACAGTAGTGGCGGCGCCGACGCCGGCCGAGGGTGTCGAGGGCGAAGCCGTTGCGGCGGAAGCCGAGCCGGCCGAACCGGAAGTTATCACCGAGAAGAAGCGCGAAGAAAAAGAGAAGGAAAAGGAAGAGAAAGAGAAGAAGTAA